The window CTCGGGCTGACCGACGTCGTGTCCGACCGGTCGTCGGTCACCGCCGATCCCGGCGACGTGCCCGTCGAGGAGGCGTGCGCGGCGCTCGTCCGGGCCGGCGTCCGCGTCCGGGAGCTCACCCAGCTGCGGCCCTCGCTCGAGGACTCGTTCGTCCAGCTCACGGGGGAGGGCTTCGATGTCCGTGAGTGAGACCCGGATCGAGTCGCCGCGCCCGGCGCGCGAGAGCCTGCGCCCGCACGCCGGCGGGCTGTTCCTCGCCGAGCTGCGCCTCACCTTCCGGCGGTTGCGCACCGTCGCGCTGCTCGCCGGCTTCGCGGCGGTGCCGATCCTGCTCGGCGTCGTGATCCGCATCGCGAGCGAGCCGGGTGAGGCCGGCGAAGGTCCCAACCTCATCGGCAACGTCGCGCAGAACGGCGTCTTCCTCGTCTTCGTCTCGCTGTTCTTCCTGCTCCCGCTGTTCCTGCCGGTGGGGGTCGCGGTCATCGCCGGCGACAGCCTCGCCGGCGAGGCGCACCTCGGCACGTTGCGCTATCTCCTCGTCGCACCGGCCGGTCGGGTGCGCCTGTTGGCCGCGAAACTGGTCGCGGTGCTGGCGTTCTGCGTGGCCGCGGCCTTCACCGTCTTCGCCGTCGCGACGATCGTGGGACTCGTCCTGTTCCCCCGAGGTGACGTGCCGCTGCTGACCGGCACCACGATCTCGTACGCCGACGGCGTCGGCCGCGGCCTCCTCGTCGCCGGCTACGTCGCCCTGAGCCTCACCGGCATCGGGGCGATCGGCGTGTTCGCGTCGACGCTGACCGAGGCGCCGCTTGGCGCGATGGCCGTCACCGTGGCGGTGCCGCTGGCGAGCCAGATCCTCGACGTCGTCCCGCAGCTCGCGGTCATCGGGCCGTACC is drawn from Streptosporangiales bacterium and contains these coding sequences:
- a CDS encoding ABC transporter permease subunit gives rise to the protein MSVSETRIESPRPARESLRPHAGGLFLAELRLTFRRLRTVALLAGFAAVPILLGVVIRIASEPGEAGEGPNLIGNVAQNGVFLVFVSLFFLLPLFLPVGVAVIAGDSLAGEAHLGTLRYLLVAPAGRVRLLAAKLVAVLAFCVAAAFTVFAVATIVGLVLFPRGDVPLLTGTTISYADGVGRGLLVAGYVALSLTGIGAIGVFASTLTEAPLGAMAVTVAVPLASQILDVVPQLAVIGPYLPTHHWMSLADLLRDPIHTPNLVAGLVLQLVYVLVFSSAAYARMTTRDVA